TCACCTGATGAAGAATCTGCGCCATGCCCACGGCGAGCGTCGGTGCGCCGCCAGCACGCGCCACGATCGTCGTTTCGCCGACAGCCTTCGCGGTCTGCGTCAACATCTCCGGCGTGAGCATGAAGCCCCATTGCGACACGGTCTGCGCGACTGCATCCGGCGTCGTGCCGAGCACGGCGGCGGGCGCGTTCATCGCGAAGTAGACGCCCGGCTCGATCACGGCGGCCGCAACCAGCGCCATGATCGCGACGAACGATTCCATCAGCATCGCGCCATAACCGATGAAGCGCGCGTTGCGTTCGTTGTCGAGCAGCTTCGGCGTCGTGCCCGACGAAATCAGCGCGTGGAAGCCCGACACCGCCCCGCAAGCGATCGTGATGAACAGGAACGGGAACATATTGCCCGACCACACGGGGCCCGTGCCGTCGACGAACTTCGTCAGCGCGGGCATCTTCAGTTCCGGCGCGACGACGAGAATGCCGATCGCGAGGCCGAGGATCGTGCCGATCTTCAGGAACGTCGACAGATAATCGCGCGGCGCAAGCAGCAGCCACACAGGCAGCACCGACGCAACGAAGCCATAGCCGATCAGAATCCACGTGAGCTGCGTGCCGCTGAACGTGAACCACGTGGCGAGTGCAGCGGAATCATGCACGCTCTGGCCGAACGCGATCGACGCCATCAGCAGCACGAAGCCGATGATCGACACTTCGCCGATGCGCCCCGGACGGATGTAGCGCGTATAGACGCCCATGAAGAGCGCAATGGGAATCGTCGCGGCGACGGTGAACGTACCCCACGGCGAATTCGTCAGCGCCTTCACGACGATCAGCGCGAGCACGGCAAGGATGATCACCATGATCAGGAACGCGCCGAACAGCGCGATCACGCCGGGCACGGTGCCGAGTTCCATCTTGACGAGATCGCCGAGCGAACGGCCGTCGCGGCGCGTCGAGATGAACAGCACGATGAAGTCCTGCACGGCGCCCGCGAATACGACGCCCGCGAGGATCCACAGCATGCCGGGCACGTAGCCCATCTGCGCGGCGAGCACCGGGCCGACCAGCGGACCCGCGCCCGCGATCGCTGCAAAGTGATGGCCGAACAGCACGTACTTGTTGGTCGGCACGTAGTCGAGGCCGTCGTTGTGACGCACGGCAGGCGTCATGCGCTGACCGTCCAGTTGCAGCACATGATTCGCGATGAAACGGCTGTAGAAGCGGTACGCGATCAGATAGACGCACACAGCGGCGATCACGACCCAGAGGGCACTGACCTTTTCGCCATGCGCGAGCGCGATGGTGCCGAATGCAAACGCGCCTAGCAGCGCGACCGCGATCCAGACCAGAAACGAGGAAGCCCGGTTCATGGGTGTCTCCTGTGTATTTGTATAAACGCCCGTCAGCGCCCGCTGGCGAGACCGATTGCGGCGCGCGTTGCGCATGCCGCGCATGGTCGAAGATGTGCCATGCTTTGGGCGTGTAGTATTCGTGTTCGTCGAGTGCGCCACAAGCGCATGACTACGTAAGCGCGCTACGTACAACTACGTAGACAGTCCGACAGGTTTTCCGCAGATGAAACTCAAGACCAGGATTTTCCTGCTCGCGATCGTGCCGTTTCTGGCCGCGATCGCAGGCATTGCATTCGGCGTGCGCCATCAGGCCACGTCGCTCGCCAGCGCACAGCACGACACGACGCAATCCGCGTATATGGCGAGCAAGGAAATCGAGTTGCGGCATTACGTCGATCTCGCCACCAGCGCGATCAAGCCGCTCTACGACGAAGCAGGCAAGAACGGCCGCGACGACGCGACCTTGCGCGACCGCGCGCTCGCGATGCTCGAAAAGATGGACTTCGGCCAGGACGGTTATTTCTTCGTGTACGACATGCATGGCCGTTCGCTGATGCATCCGCGCGAGCCGGATCTCGTCGGACGCGATCTGTGGACCTTGCGCGACCCGGCAGGGTCGTTGACGATCCAGCAACTGATCGCCGCCGCGGCGCAGGGCGGCGGATATGTGCGCTACGTGTGGCATCGGCCGTCCACGGGCAAGCTCGCGCCGAAGCTCGGCTATGTCGTGCCGCTGCCGCGCTGGGGCTGGATGCTCGGCACGGGCATCTATCTCGACGACGTCGACACGACACTGGCGCGCATCGATCAGCGCGCGTCGTCGGATATCGAGCACACTATGTTGTGGATCGGCGCGATTGCGCTGGCGGGCCTCTGCGTGATCGCCGTGTGCGCGCTCGTGCTCAACGTCAGCGAATACCGCAGCGCGGACGCGAAGCTCAAGCGTCTCGCGCAGCAAGTGGTGGAGTCGCAGGAAAACGAACGGGCGCGTCTGTCGCGCGAACTGCACGACGGCATCAGCCAGATGCTGGTGTCCGTCAAGCTGCTGCTCGAATCGGCGCTCGCGCGTTTCGAGTTGAGCGAACCGCGCGTGCAGCCGGCGGAAACGGCGCTGTCGACGGGCATCGGGCGGCTCGGCGATGCGTTGCGCGAAGTGCGGCGCATCTCGCATGCGCTGCGTCCGTCGATGCTCGACGATCTCGGTCTTGCCGCCGCGCTCGAACAACTGACGCGCGAATTGAGCGCGCAAGGTCATCTGGCCATCGGCTTCACGCATGTCTCACACGATCACGCTGCGCATTTGCCCGACACCGTCAAGACGGCGCTGTTCCGCATCGCGCAGGAGGCGTTGACGAACATCTTCCGGCACGCTCAGGCGACCCAGGCGGCCGTGTCGCTGGATGTGTCCGCGAGCCGCGTCACGTTGTCCGTCAGCGACGATGGCCGCGGCTTCGACGTCGAACGGGTGCAGGCGGACCCGCACGCGGGCGTCGGTTTGCGCAACATGCGCGAGAGGCTGGAGGCGCTCGACGGCGATCTGCGCTTCGACTCGCGGCCAGGCCACACCATCGTCACGGCGACCGTGCCCGTCTTCGCACGCGAGGCGCTCTCCATCGAAATGCAGGCAGACCAGTCATGAACAGTCCAGCAGGCGCGGCGCGCCTGATTCTCGTCGACGATCATCCTCTCGTGCGTGATGGCTTGCGCGCGCGGCTCGAAGCCGTGCCGCATTTTGCCGTGGTCGGCGAAGCGGGCAATGCCGACGAAGCGCTCGCGCTGGCGGCCGCGCACGAGCCGGATCTCGTGCTGATGGACGTCGGCATGCGCGGCATGAACGGCATCGCGCTGGCCGCGCTGTTCCACGAGCGCTTTCCGGGCATACGCGTGCTGATGCTGTCGATGCACGACAACGTCGAGTATGTGACGCAAGCCGTGCGCGCGGGCGCGAGCGGCTACGTGCTGAAGGACTCGCCGGGCGCGGAAATCATTCGCGCGATCGGCGCAGTGCTCGACGGCAAGACGTACTTCAGCGAAGGACTCAGCGCGCGGCTGATTCATGCATCGGCGATGCGCAACCCGATCGAACGTCTGACGCCGCGCGAACGCGATATTCTCGATCAGCTCGCGGAAGGGCTGTCGAGCAAGCAGATCGCGCAGCGCAACGGCCTGTCGGTGCGAACCGTCGAAACGCACCGGCTCAATCTGAAGCGCAAGCTGGAGATCGAAGGGCAGGCCGAGTTGATCAAGTTTGCCGTCGAGCATCGACGGCCAGGTTAGGCGCTCGTCGCGTCGGCGGGCGTTTCGGCGTCGTCACGTTTCGGCCTTCGCACTGCACGCAGCTTGCCGCTATTGCCGCCGCCGCAGAAAAATTGCCCCGCGCCGTCCGATTCGAGCCCCGACACACGCACGCCTTCTGGCATGTCGAGCATTTCGAGGACTTCGCCCGACTGCGGATCGACGTGCCGCAGATCGCTCTCGTCGCCTTCCCAGGTGCCGTGCCACAGCTCGCCGTCGACCCACGTCACACCCGTCACGAAGCGGTTCGATTCGATTGTCCGCAGGATCGCGCCCGTCTGCGGATCGAGTTGATGGATCTTGCGCTCGTGATACTGCCCGACCCACAGCGCGCCTTCCGCCCACGCAAGCCCGGAGTTGCTGCCTTCGGGCGCGGGAATCGTCGCCACCACGGCGCCCGTTTGCGGATCGACCTTGCGGATGCGGCCGTCGGCGATCTGATACAGATGCTGGCCGTCGAACGCCGTGCCCGCTGTTGCCGGCACGTCGATCGAACGCACGGTTTTTCCGCTCGACGGGTCGAGCGCGTTCACCGTTTCGCCGGAGGCGAACCACACGTTGCGGCCATCGTAAGTGACGCCGTGCACGTCGTCGATGCCCGGAAAGGGTCCGTATTCACGCACGATTTCGGCAGTTGAGCGCTTCATGCTTTTTTCCTCGCGGGTGAGGTGTCGAGCCTTACATGCTAGTCGATCGGGAACGGCGCGGGGAGTAACAAGGCCGTCGCGAATCCGGGCATGGGCGGCGTCATCCAGCGGCGCGCGCGGCCCTGACCGAACGATTGCACCTTGCCTGCCGACGCCAGCGTATCGAGCGCGCGCTGAACGGTCCGCTGACTCGCGCCGAGCGCCAGCGCGAGCGCGGAACTCGACCACGATTCGCCATCGGCGAGAAACGCGAGCAACGACGCGTGTTCCTCTTCGACGGGCCGCGCGAGCACCACGACTTCGGTTGCACGATGCGGCTTCAGTGCAAAACCTTGCTTCGTCGCGTTGATTTCAGCGAGCGCGCCAAGCAGCGTGCGCAGCCGGCCGATCTCGACGCGCAACCGCACGCGATGTGATTCGTCCGCGTGCTTCATCCGGAACGCGCGTTCGATCAGCGTATCGCGCGGCACGTCGGCGGGCCACGCTTCGGCGAGCGTTCGCGCGAGGTTGAACAGCACGGGGCGGCTGGCAAGCGGAATCACGGTGTCGGCGGCGCGCACGGCATGACGGCAAGCATCGACGACCAGCGCTTGCGACGTCATCCAGGCTTCGACTTCGTCGAGCAGCAGCAGCTTTTGTTCGCCACGTGAGATCAGGCGCGCAGCAGGCGCGTTCAGCAGACTCGCTGCGCTTTCGACTTCCGCTTTCAAGCCGGGAATTCCCGCATGCCGCGCCGCGCGTTCGGCTCTCGCCAGCGCCGCGCGTGCGGTTTTGACATGCAGGCGCCGCATCGCGATTCCCGCGACGATCAACTCATGCACGGCGTTCGAGGCAGGCGGAAAGGGCGCGGAATCGAAGCCGTCGAGCAGGTTTTCGGCTTCGTCGAGACGTCCGATCAGCAGCAGACGCCGCACTTCGAGTTGCCGCGCGTGAGCGGCGTTCAAATGATCGCCATGCGCTTCGAGCGTCTTGCGCGCCGCTTCGAGCGATTTCGCGGGCCATCCGAGATCGCGCGACGCCAGCGCAATCTCGGCTTCGGCGACGATGCAACGGGCGCGCGCCACGGCTTCCTTTGGACCGAAAGCACGTGCCGCGCTGCGCACGAGCGCTTTTGCGCGCGCGAGGTCGCCGAGTTGGGCCATCGCGATGCCGCGCAGCGCGAGCGCGGACGCGTCGTCGCGTAACGCGACGCGGTTCAGCGCGGCGAGCGGATCACCCGCCGCGAGCGCGTGCGCCGCGGCAGAGAGGGCTGCATCCATCTGAATCACGCCACACTTGTCACTCCCGTCGATTGAATGTCGCGCACTAATCTAGCACGGACGATTCTTCAACGGAGGGACACACGATGACCACGCATACGGTGAGTACGCGCGACGCATGGCTGAAAGCGCGCCTCGAATTGCTCGAAGCCGAGAAGGCACTGACGCGGCGCAGCGACGAACTCGCGCGACAGCGCGCGGCGCTGCCATGGGTGAAAGTCGACAGGCAGTACCGGTTCGAAACGGAACGAGGCAACGCGACGCTCGCGGATCTTTTCGAAGGACGCTCGCAACTGATCGTCTATCACTTCATGTTCGGCCCCGACTACACGGCGGGCTGCCCGTCGTGCTCGGCGATTGCAGATGGTTTCGACGGCATGGCCGTTCATCTCGCGAATCACGATGTGACGCTGACGGCCGTATCGCGCGCGCCGCTCGCGAAGTTGCAGGAATACAGGCAGCGCATGGGATGGAAATTCCCGTGGGCGTCGGCGAACGGGAGCGAATTCAATTTCGACTTCAACGTGTCGTACACCGAGGCGCAGCAGCGGGCAGGCGATATCGAATACAACTTCGTGCGCGGCGGCCACGCGATGGACGTGTCGCCCGCGCCGGAGCCCGTCGTCCAGTTCGCGGCGTGCTGCGGCACGGATGCGCCGACTTACTCGCGCGACCGGCCGGGAATGAGCACCTTCGTGCACGAGGACGGCGTCGTGTATCACGCGTATTCGACGTATGCGCGTGGGCTCGATGCGTTGTGGGGCATGTATCAGTGGCTCGATCGCGCGCCGGAAGGGCGCAACGAGACGGGCGTCTGGTGGCATCGTCACGACGAATACGAACGGCGTCGAGGCTGATCGTGGATATGGGTTGCGCGCGTCTCGTGATGCTTGCGTCGCGACATTCGGGCATGGTGAGCCTGTCGCAACGGCGCGTCTTCTTCGGCGTGCTGGCGCTCGTCTTCGCGACGTGTGCGGGGTTGACGCTCGTCTGGTGCGCGTCGATGTCGAGCATGCCCGAGTTACCGATGCCCGGCGGCTGGTCCCTGTCGTTGACCTGGACGCCGATGTGCGGACAGAAGTGGACGCGCATTGCGGTCTCGTTCGTCGGCATGTGGATCGTGATGATGGTGGCGATGATGTTGCCGTCGCTTGCGCCTGTATTGTGGCGCTTTCACGAAGCACTCGGAAAAGCGGGCGGCGCGCGTGCGCATCGGCTGACGGCGCTGGCAGGCGCGGGTTACTTTCTCGTGTGGGCTGTGTTGGGTGTGATCGTGTTCGCGTTGGGCTTTGCGTTCATGAAGCTCGCGATGCAATTTTCTGCGCTGTCGCGCGTCGTGCCCGTCGCTGCCGGTGTTGTCGTTTTGCTTGCTGGCGTGTCGCAGTTCACCAGATGGAAATCGCGTTTTCTCACATGCAGCAAGGCCTTTTCGTTGCAACACGCGAGTTCCGCCTTCACGCAAGGCATGCGGCTCGGTGTTCGTTGCATCGCTTGCTGTGCGGGTTTGACGGCTGTGCTGCTCGTCAACGGCGTGATGGATCTGCGCGTGATGGCGATTGTGACATTCGCCATAACCGTTGAGCGTCTTGCGCCAGCACCCGAACGCCTTGCACAAGTGGTTGGCGTGGCGGTTGTCGTCATCGGCCTCTCGATGCTCGCGCAAGCGCTCGCATGATGAGCAACCGGCGCGCGAACTCACGCGCGCCGGTTACGACGTCAGATCGATTTGACTTCTCCGCCGTCCATCCGCAACGTCGATCCCGTCATCCAGTGCGCACCT
This Paraburkholderia sabiae DNA region includes the following protein-coding sequences:
- a CDS encoding response regulator, which gives rise to MNSPAGAARLILVDDHPLVRDGLRARLEAVPHFAVVGEAGNADEALALAAAHEPDLVLMDVGMRGMNGIALAALFHERFPGIRVLMLSMHDNVEYVTQAVRAGASGYVLKDSPGAEIIRAIGAVLDGKTYFSEGLSARLIHASAMRNPIERLTPRERDILDQLAEGLSSKQIAQRNGLSVRTVETHRLNLKRKLEIEGQAELIKFAVEHRRPG
- a CDS encoding Vgb family protein — its product is MKRSTAEIVREYGPFPGIDDVHGVTYDGRNVWFASGETVNALDPSSGKTVRSIDVPATAGTAFDGQHLYQIADGRIRKVDPQTGAVVATIPAPEGSNSGLAWAEGALWVGQYHERKIHQLDPQTGAILRTIESNRFVTGVTWVDGELWHGTWEGDESDLRHVDPQSGEVLEMLDMPEGVRVSGLESDGAGQFFCGGGNSGKLRAVRRPKRDDAETPADATSA
- a CDS encoding carbon starvation CstA family protein — translated: MNRASSFLVWIAVALLGAFAFGTIALAHGEKVSALWVVIAAVCVYLIAYRFYSRFIANHVLQLDGQRMTPAVRHNDGLDYVPTNKYVLFGHHFAAIAGAGPLVGPVLAAQMGYVPGMLWILAGVVFAGAVQDFIVLFISTRRDGRSLGDLVKMELGTVPGVIALFGAFLIMVIILAVLALIVVKALTNSPWGTFTVAATIPIALFMGVYTRYIRPGRIGEVSIIGFVLLMASIAFGQSVHDSAALATWFTFSGTQLTWILIGYGFVASVLPVWLLLAPRDYLSTFLKIGTILGLAIGILVVAPELKMPALTKFVDGTGPVWSGNMFPFLFITIACGAVSGFHALISSGTTPKLLDNERNARFIGYGAMLMESFVAIMALVAAAVIEPGVYFAMNAPAAVLGTTPDAVAQTVSQWGFMLTPEMLTQTAKAVGETTIVARAGGAPTLAVGMAQILHQVIGGQAMMAFWYHFAILFEALFILTAVDAGTRAGRFMLQDLLGTFHPALKRTESLPANLIATALCVAAWGYFLYQGVVDPLGGINTLWPLFGISNQMLAGIALVLGTVVLFKMKRERFAWVTLVPTVWLLICTMTAGWQKIFDANPKVGFLAHAAKLGAAADAGKVVAPAKSIEQMRRIMFNDYVDAALAGLFIFVVVSVVVYGVLAVLRARRADLPTVLETPFEVLPGGQRAGGAQ
- a CDS encoding helix-turn-helix domain-containing protein produces the protein MDAALSAAAHALAAGDPLAALNRVALRDDASALALRGIAMAQLGDLARAKALVRSAARAFGPKEAVARARCIVAEAEIALASRDLGWPAKSLEAARKTLEAHGDHLNAAHARQLEVRRLLLIGRLDEAENLLDGFDSAPFPPASNAVHELIVAGIAMRRLHVKTARAALARAERAARHAGIPGLKAEVESAASLLNAPAARLISRGEQKLLLLDEVEAWMTSQALVVDACRHAVRAADTVIPLASRPVLFNLARTLAEAWPADVPRDTLIERAFRMKHADESHRVRLRVEIGRLRTLLGALAEINATKQGFALKPHRATEVVVLARPVEEEHASLLAFLADGESWSSSALALALGASQRTVQRALDTLASAGKVQSFGQGRARRWMTPPMPGFATALLLPAPFPID
- a CDS encoding cache domain-containing protein; protein product: MKLKTRIFLLAIVPFLAAIAGIAFGVRHQATSLASAQHDTTQSAYMASKEIELRHYVDLATSAIKPLYDEAGKNGRDDATLRDRALAMLEKMDFGQDGYFFVYDMHGRSLMHPREPDLVGRDLWTLRDPAGSLTIQQLIAAAAQGGGYVRYVWHRPSTGKLAPKLGYVVPLPRWGWMLGTGIYLDDVDTTLARIDQRASSDIEHTMLWIGAIALAGLCVIAVCALVLNVSEYRSADAKLKRLAQQVVESQENERARLSRELHDGISQMLVSVKLLLESALARFELSEPRVQPAETALSTGIGRLGDALREVRRISHALRPSMLDDLGLAAALEQLTRELSAQGHLAIGFTHVSHDHAAHLPDTVKTALFRIAQEALTNIFRHAQATQAAVSLDVSASRVTLSVSDDGRGFDVERVQADPHAGVGLRNMRERLEALDGDLRFDSRPGHTIVTATVPVFAREALSIEMQADQS
- a CDS encoding DUF899 domain-containing protein codes for the protein MTTHTVSTRDAWLKARLELLEAEKALTRRSDELARQRAALPWVKVDRQYRFETERGNATLADLFEGRSQLIVYHFMFGPDYTAGCPSCSAIADGFDGMAVHLANHDVTLTAVSRAPLAKLQEYRQRMGWKFPWASANGSEFNFDFNVSYTEAQQRAGDIEYNFVRGGHAMDVSPAPEPVVQFAACCGTDAPTYSRDRPGMSTFVHEDGVVYHAYSTYARGLDALWGMYQWLDRAPEGRNETGVWWHRHDEYERRRG
- a CDS encoding DUF2182 domain-containing protein — translated: MGCARLVMLASRHSGMVSLSQRRVFFGVLALVFATCAGLTLVWCASMSSMPELPMPGGWSLSLTWTPMCGQKWTRIAVSFVGMWIVMMVAMMLPSLAPVLWRFHEALGKAGGARAHRLTALAGAGYFLVWAVLGVIVFALGFAFMKLAMQFSALSRVVPVAAGVVVLLAGVSQFTRWKSRFLTCSKAFSLQHASSAFTQGMRLGVRCIACCAGLTAVLLVNGVMDLRVMAIVTFAITVERLAPAPERLAQVVGVAVVVIGLSMLAQALA